From the Phoenix dactylifera cultivar Barhee BC4 chromosome 10, palm_55x_up_171113_PBpolish2nd_filt_p, whole genome shotgun sequence genome, one window contains:
- the LOC103703151 gene encoding E3 ubiquitin-protein ligase PUB23-like — translation MRDPVTLATGITYDRESIERWIFAGKHETCPVSKQPLPDLELTPNHTLRRLIQAWCTANASHGIERFPTPRPPVDKAQIAALLDEAKLPRSRMSALRKLKAIISESDRNKRCVEAAGAVDFLASVIEESRSNPREREQDQQDEGLFDDVTGSVSAAHDEALNILYSLQVSEQSLLHLIERNNDFMESLATILRRSNYQSRTHAMLLIKSLLSVMAPARLKGFSKELFGEVVKVLRDQISYPATKAAVQVLGGLSPWGRNRVKAVEAGAVRVVIELLLDKTERRACEMMLVVLDQLCRCAEGRAEMVGHAAGIAVVTKKLLRVSRVASERVVGILYSAARFSPTRAVLQEMKQVGAVAKLCMLLQVDCGEKAKEKVKEMLRLHSKVWRNSLCLAPSLLASYPR, via the coding sequence ATGAGAGATCCGGTGACCCTCGCCACCGGCATCACCTACGACCGAGAGAGCATCGAGCGGTGGATATTCGCCGGGAAGCATGAGACATGCCCGGTTAGCAAGCAGCCTTTGCCGGACCTGGAGCTCACCCCCAACCACACCCTCAGGCGTCTGATCCAGGCATGGTGCACCGCCAATGCCTCCCATGGCATCGAACGGTTCCCGACTCCCCGCCCTCCGGTCGACAAGGCGCAGATCGCCGCCCTTCTTGATGAGGCCAAGCTCCCTCGCTCCCGGATGAGCGCCCTTCGCAAGCTCAAAGCAATCATCTCCGAGAGTGACCGCAACAAACGGTGCGTGGAGGCCGCCGGTGCAGTGGACTTCTTAGCATCAGTCATAGAGGAAAGCAGATCGAACCCAAGAGAACGAGAACAAGATCAACAAGATGAAGGGTTGTTCGATGATGTAACCGGATCCGTAAGTGCTGCTCATGATGAAGCTCTCAACATTCTATACTCTCTCCAAGTCTCGGAACAAAGCCTTCTCCATCTCATCGAAAGGAATAATGACTTCATGGAGTCGTTGGCAACCATTCTACGCCGATCGAACTATCAGTCCCGAACTCATGCTATGCTGCTGATCAAATCTCTACTCTCAGTGATGGCTCCAGCCCGATTGAAAGGTTTCAGCAAGGAATTGTTTGGAGAGGTAGTTAAGGTGCTGCGAGACCAGATATCGTACCCGGCCACCAAGGCGGCGGTGCAAGTTCTCGGCGGGCTGAGTCCATGGGGGAGGAACAGGGTTAAGGCGGTGGAAGCTGGTGCGGTGCGGGTGGTGATCGAGTTGCTTCTTGACAAGACCGAGAGGAGGGCATGCGAGATGATGCTGGTGGTTCTCGACCAGCTGTGCAGGTGCGCGGAAGGGCGGGCGGAGATGGTGGGGCATGCGGCGGGGATTGCGGTGGTGACGAAGAAGCTGCTTAGGGTTTCGAGGGTGGCGAGCGAGAGGGTGGTGGGGATACTGTACTCGGCGGCCAGGTTCTCGCCGACACGAGCTGTGCTGCAGGAGATGAAGCAGGTGGGGGCCGTAGCTAAGCTTTGTATGCTGCTTCAGGTGGACTGCGGGGAGAAGGCAAAGGAGAAGGTCAAGGAGATGCTGAGGTTGCACTCCAAGGTTTGGAGGAATTCTCTTTGTTTAGCTCCTTCATTGCTGGCTTCATATCCTCGTtag